One segment of Trachemys scripta elegans isolate TJP31775 chromosome 1, CAS_Tse_1.0, whole genome shotgun sequence DNA contains the following:
- the LOC117879213 gene encoding histone H2A.J, with translation MSGRGKQGGKVRAKAKSRSSRAGLQFPVGRVHRLLRKGNYAERVGAGAPVYMAAVLEYLTAEILELAGNAARDNKKTRIIPRHLQLAIRNDEELNKLLGKVTIAQGGVLPNIQAVLLPKKTESHKAKSK, from the coding sequence ATGTCGGGCCGAGGAAAGCAGGGCGGTAAAGTGAGGGCGAAGGCCAAGTCTCGCTCCTCGCGGGCTGGGCTACAGTTCCCTGTAGGTCGTGTGCACCGTCTTCTCCGCAAAGGTAACTATGCTGAGCGGGTGGGTGCTGGCGCCCCGGTCTATATGGCCGCGGTATTGGAGTATCTGACCGCTGAAATTCTGGAGTTGGCTGGCAACGCTGCGCGAGACAACAAGAAAACCAGAATCATACCCCGTCACCTGCAGCTCGCCATCCGTAACGACGAGGAGCTCAACAAACTGTTGGGGAAAGTCACCATTGCTCAAGGGGGTGTTTTGCCCAATATCCAGGCTGTGCTGCTGCCCAAGAAAACTGAGAGCCATAAGGCGAAGAGCAAGTAA
- the LOC117879242 gene encoding histone H2B 8 produces the protein MPEPAKSAPAPKKGSKKAVTKTQKKGDKKRRKTRKESYSIYVYKVLKQVHPDTGISSKAMGIMNSFVNDIFERIAGEASRLAHYNKRSTITSREIQTAVRLLLPGELAKHAVSEGTKAVTKYTSSK, from the coding sequence ATGCCTGAGCCAGCGAAATCCGCTCCAGCGCCTAAGAAAGGGTCTAAGAAAGCTGTCACTAAGACTCAGAAGAAGGGTGACAAGAAGCGTAGAAAGACTAGGAAGGAAAGTTACTCTATTTACGTGTATAAAGTGCTGAAGCAAGTTCACCCAGACACTGGTATTTCTTCTAAGGCCATGGGCATCATGAACTCGTTTGTGAACGACATCTTCGAGCGTATCGCAGGGGAGGCGTCTCGTCTGGCGCATTACAACAAGCGCTCGACTATCACTTCCCGGGAGATTCAGACCGCTGTAAGACTGCTGCTGCCGGGCGAGTTAGCCAAACACGCGGTGTCTGAGGGCACTAAGGCTGTTACCAAGTACACCAGCTCTAAGTAG
- the LOC117879156 gene encoding histone H1-like, with translation MSETAPVVAAAAAPAPASKAPAKKAKKAAGGSKLRKPSGPSVTELITKAVSASKERKGLSLAALKKALAAGGYDVEKNNSRIKLGLKSLVSKGILVQTKGTGASGSFKLNKKPGEIKEKAPKKKAAAKPKKPAAKKPASAAKKPKKAAAVKKSPKKAKKPAASAAKKAAKSPKKAKPAKPKKAAKSPAKAKAVKPKAAKPKPTKPKAGKAKKAAPKKK, from the coding sequence ATGTCTGAAACTGCGCCTGTagttgcagcagcagctgcccctgctccagcctctaaGGCTCCAGCTAAAAAGGCAAAGAAGGCAGCCGGGGGTTCGAAACTCCGGAAGCCTTCGGGCCCCAGCGTAACCGAGCTGATCACTAAGGCAGTATCAGCCTCTAAGGAGCGCAAAGGGCTCTCTTTGGCTGCTCTTAAGAAAGCTTTGGCAGCTGGCGGGTACGATGTAGAAAAGAACAATAGCCGTATTAAGCTGGGGCTGAAGAGTCTGGTGAGCAAAGGCATTTTGGTGCAGACTAAAGGTACTGGTGCCTCTGGTTCCTTCAAACTCAACAAGAAGCCTGGCGAAATCAAGGAAAAGGCACCCAAGAAAAAGGCAGCGGCAAAGCCTAAGAAACCAGCTGCCAAGAAACCCGCCAGCGCCGCTAAGAAGCCTAAGAAAGCTGCGGCGGTGAAAAAGAGCCCGAAGAAAGCCAAGAAACCAGCGGCTTCCGCGGCTAAGAAAGCGGCCAAGAGCCCGAAAAAGGCCAAGCCCGCCAAGCCCAAAAAGGCAGCTAAGAGCCCGGCTAAGGCCAAGGCGGTGAAGCCCAAGGCTGCCAAGCCTAAGCCAACCAAACCTAAAGCAGGAAAGGCTAAGAAGGCAGCGCCCAAGAAGAAGTGA
- the LOC117879185 gene encoding histone H3, whose translation MARTKQTARKSTGGKAPRKQLATKAARKSAPATGGVKKPHRYRPGTVALREIRRYQKSTELLIRKLPFQRLVREIAQDFKTDLRFQSSAVMALQEASEAYLVGLFEDTNLCAIHAKRVTIMPKDIQLARRIRGERA comes from the coding sequence ATGGCGAGGACAAAGCAAACAGCTCGCAAATCTACTGGGGGTAAAGCTCCCCGTAAACAGCTGGCTACTAAAGCTGCCCGTAAAAGTGCTCCTGCGACGGGAGGAGTGAAAAAACCTCATCGCTACCGGCCCGGCACCGTGGCTCTGCGGGAGATTCGCCGTTACCAGAAATCTACTGAGCTGCTCATCCGCAAGTTGCCCTTCCAGCGCCTGGTCCGTGAAATCGCCCAGGACTTCAAGACCGATTTGCGCTTCCAGAGCTCGGCCGTTATGGCTCTACAGGAGGCTAGTGAGGCTTACTTGGTTGGGCTTTTTGAGGACACCAACCTGTGTGCTATTCACGCCAAGAGAGTCACCATCATGCCCAAGGACATCCAGTTAGCCCGGCGTATCCGCGGAGAGAGAGCTTAA